AAGGCTCCCGggggccccgccccgccccgccgccccGCCTGGGGCCTCCTGGCGCCCCGCCGGCCCGGAGGCTGGGCAAGGTCAGGAGTGCGATctggtttgtgatttttttattggggTCCGAATTGGGGCGCTTCCCAGCTTAGCTGCTCCCGGGGGTGGACTCCAGGGAGAGTCGAATTGGTTGGACGCAGGATGCGGGCACCTGGCCCagtggagggatggagggaaggagggagggaggctccGCCCCGAACACGCGCCCCAGGTAAAAGACCGGTTGGGGCGTGGCCTTGTTGGAGAAGGGGCTGATTCTGATTGGAGAAGAGCCACTTGGGCGTGGCTTGGTTGAAAGAGGGGGCGGTGATTGGTGGGAAGCGCCTAGAGGGCGGGACGAGTCTAATTAGGAAGCGGGGACTTGTTGACAGTGGGGCGGAGCCTGGTTGGAAGACGCGCAGGGGCCTCATTGAAGATGGTTGGAGGCAGGGTAGATCCTGATTGGGGGAGAGCCCACGAGGAGGCGTGGTCTGGTTAGAGGAGGGGCGGAGATTGGTGGGAAGTTCTTAGAGGGGCGTGGTTAGTCTAATTAGGAGGCCGTGTTAGTCTGGTTGGAAGACGCTCGGGGCCTCATTGAATATGGGGCGTGGCCTGGCTGGAAGAGAAGCGGGGCTTGATGGGGGACAAGTTATGGAGGGGCGTGGCTTGGTAGGGGCGGGGCGGGCTTattggaagagaagagaaatctGATTGGAGGCCGCGCAAGGCCTCATTAAAAATGGGGCGGGGCCTGCTAGGAACCGGAACTGTACCCAGCCGGGCTAGGAAGCGAGTCCTTGAGGGGGCGGGGCCCGTCTGGGGGCGGGGCTGAGGTCGGTTGACGTGAGCCCTGATTGGTTGCGAGTTATTGAGAGGCGTGTCCTTCTGGGGGCGGGGCCTACTCACCTCCTGCAGGCCTGACCGACTCCTCCAGGGCGTCCTGGCCGGGTTGACGTCGCAGCTGCCGGGCTCGGGGACCACTCGGTGGGAGCACCGCGGCGGGTACGTGAGCCGGCCTAGGCGGGCCTGGAGGGCCGAGGATCGGCGGGGCCGGGTGGCGACGCAGAGCTCGAAGGACCGCCTGGTGCAGACCAAGGCCTGGCCGCTGAGGATGCTTGGGGATCCGGGTCCCAGTTTTGGGGGACATTTGGAAGTCTTCGCGTGGAGCCTAAAGTGATGGGGGTCCTGGGGGGAAAACTTAGCCCACGGGGATGGGAGGGATAGGAAAAAGACGTTGCCTTCCCCCTCCCCACATTGGCCTCTCCTGCACAGGAGACTGTGATCAATGCACCCCCAAATTTTTCCCCTTTGGGGGGTtctgagggtgggagagagattgggaaaaagcaGACCAAGGTCTCCAACCCACAGACTCGGCTCCTTCCTGTCCTGCCCGTGTCCCTGACCTCTGTGTAGGTCCCTCTGTCCTTTCAAAGCTGTCACAGGTCAGTAAAAATCAGTGCTCTGAGATGGAGACACCGCAGCATGGAGGGCACTTAACTGGTCTTGCATGAATCCAACCCAGCAGCACCCCATGTGATCCCCGGAgcccttgccaggaatgatccctgactgagttcagagccaggagtcggcCCTGAGCTCCTCCATGGGTGCCCCCACCCCAACAACAGCCACAGAAATCAGCTCAGGGGAAGATGGAAACAGAATCCTGTGCTCCCCCTTATTGGAACACACCCCAGAAAGCAAACACCTGACCTGGCTGCATTGTCCAGGCTCCCAGGACTGTGACTTCCTGAGACAGTGAATAGCAGAGCTGGGATGGGGAACCTCCACCCCACCCTGGCCTGGCCTGGAGGGAACCCAGTGTTCAGCCatgctttttccttttccctgatCACAGGAGGAGGCCCAGAGAGAGGCCACAGCCATGGCCCTAGAGAACATCAACGAGCTGCCTGAGAACATCCTCCTGGAGGTGTTCGCCCATGTGCCCGCCCGCCAGCTGCTGCTGCGCTGCCGCCCTGTCTGCAGCCTGTGGCGGGACCTCATCGACTTGGTGACCCTGTGGAAGCGCAAGTGCCTGCAGGAAGGCTTCGTCACCGAGGACGGGGACCCAACGGTGGCCGACTGGAAGGTCTTCTACTTTCTGCGTAGCCTTCGTCGGAATCTCCTTCACAACCCCTGTGCCGAAGGTGGGGTGCAGAACATGACTGGCATCCCCCCCAACTCCGTACACATACTGTCATGACAAATCAATGCACATTTCTTCAGCACTTACTGTCAATGAGTTACACGGGGCAATTTAACTCCTTTTCTcctgaggctggaatgatagcacagtaggtagggtgcatGTGGCAGAACCGGGTTGAAtacccggcatcacatatggtcccccgaacctgtaaTTTtttagcacaaagtcaggagtaacccctgagtgccacttggtGTGGCAAACAAAAACTATCTCCTATCCTCCTCTTGGTGGTCCTAAGCAGTAGGTGCCATGGTGTGGACCCATTTCCCACATGCATAAACAGGCCACAAATAGTCTTTTCTGATTCTATTCTTCAGGTTGTTTATTTCCCCCCAGAACCTTGGAAAATGTTCACCAGTGGGGACTAATTGTGCCCAAGATATAGGAAACCAGGATTCCTCTCTGATGGCCTGGTGCCCACACTGCAGGGCTGGTCTTGGGGCCATCTCAGTGGGAACAGATGGCTCTGCAAACCAGTGTTGCAGGTCTCTGTAAGCAGATCACAGCCCAGGCAGACCCAGGCTCTGTCACCGAACTCTGTCTTTACTAATTGGCTAGACACTGGGCTGAGCTGGGCATGTCACTCTGCAGCCTCAGCCCACATTTGGGAGCAGAACAATGACCAAGCAGCTCCTGGGTGCCCTCCAGATGTCTCTTTCACTGGACTCTCCGCCGCAATGCTCTCCAGCAGCtgctggcatcctataaggtccctgcGCCAGGTCTGCCTTGGAGCTCAGAACCGCTTTATCTTTCCTCGTTTATTTTATTCTGGAGAGGGGTACATGTGGAGATGCTCAAAATtgcattactcctggatctcccTAAGATCATAgggaatgctggagatctaaccagaGTTAGATGCAAGACCAACAAGACATGCAAGACCAACGCCCTCCCAGCTTTCCTCGCTAGGCCTCAACTCCTTTTAgagggttctctctctctttttgtttgtttctgggccaccccCAAAAACAacgttggtgctcagaggttctgagctcagaaattattcctgggccgggcggtggcgctaaaggtaaggtgcctgcctttcctgcgctagccttggacggaccgcggttcgatcccccggtgtcccatatggtcccccaagcaaggagcaacttctgagcacatagccaggagtaacccctgagcattaccgggtgtggcccaaaaatcaaaaaaaaaaaaaaaaaaagaaattattcctggcagtgctcaggggatcagatgggataccaaagatagaaccctggttggccggatgcgaggcaaatgccctacatcgcTGGGCTATAGGTCCAGCCTCTAGAGGCTTCTCTTAAAATGTAAGTATAAGGATTAGAGTGATACTtgacttgtacatggctgacccgggtttaatccttggcaccacatatggtcctccgagtccaccaagagtggcccctgagcccagagcccgaataaactctgagcatttctagatgtgacccagaaacaaacaaaagaaaaacttgggggccggagcaatagcacagtggtagggcgtatgccttgtatgcagctgatccaggatggaccttggttcgatccccggcatcccatatggtcccctgagccaggagtgatttctgagcacagagccaggagtaacccctgagtgtcacagggtgtagcccaaacaagaaaaagaaaaagaaaaactctgtGTGTAAGTGATAGAAATAGTATTAAACCACAAAACCTAAAAGACTtttggctggggccggagagatggcgctagaggtaaggtgtctgccttgcaagcgctagccaaggaaggaccgcggttcgatcccccggcgtcccatatggttcccctaagtcaggggcaatttctgagcgcttagccaggagtatcccctgagcatcaaacgggtgtgccccccccccaaaaaaaaaaaaaaaaaaaacaacgaaaacTATTGGCCTTTACAGAAAAACTGCTCAGTCAGTCCCTGTTCTAACCCCCAGGTTCTGAGAGGGAAAGCAACTTCCATTGGGTCACACAGTCCACTGGTGACTGACTGGGGCGAGCAGACCCATTTTGTAGAGGGAGGCATCAGGGCACTCTGtcatgggggtgggtgggcactAGGAATTCTAGAAAGCATTCACGCTGGCACCATTGGCATCTGATGGGAAGCAGGCTCTGGGCCTGCAATGCCGCCCAGTCTGACGGTGACGAGCAGGACCCCCTCTCCCCACAGAGGGCTTTGAGTTCTGGAGCCTGGACGTGAACGGAGGGGACGAGTGGAAGGTGGAGGATCTCTCCAGAGACCAGAGGAAGGAATTCCCCAATGACCAGGTCAAGAAATACTTCGTGACTTCTTATTAGTAAGATCCAAGACTGGGGGAGGGGGTGCGGTGGGGCCAGCCCCAGTCCCTTCACGGATCAGGGGCCTCTCCTGGCCCCCTGGTGCCCTAGAACTGAGCCCCAAGCCCGCCCACCACTCCCCTGCCCCTCCCCAGCACCTGCCTCAAGTCCCAGGTGGTGGATCTCAAGGCCGAAGGGTATTGGGAGGAGCTCATGGATACCACACGTCCGGACATCCAGGTCAAGGACTGGTGAGTGTCTGGGGCAAGGGCCTGGGGGGGGCTGCCATGCAGgcaccccatccccaccctgcCCCCCACCTCCACGGCTCTATGCTGATGGAGGCGCTGACCCTCTGCTTTGCAGGTTCGCAGCCCGGCCAGACTGCGGGTCCAAGTACCAGCTGTGTGTTCAGCTGCTGTCGTCCGCCCATGCTCCTCTAGGGACCTTCCAGCCAGACCCGGCCACCATCCAGAAGAAGAGCGATGCCAAGTGGAGAGAGGTGTGTGGCCTGACTCTGGAGCAAGGAAAGACACCTCCCCATGACGTCTCACAGGTCTGGGTACCCATCCCAGCTCTGTGGACCCATCCCAGCTCTGCCACTCCAGCCCAAGGCTCTGGTATAGTTCTTGAGTGCTGAGATCCCCAAGAGGTCAAAATGTTTGTTGCTgcttattatttgttattaatattattcatgACTGCTGAAAAGGCCCTAGATAAGAATTTTAGGTTCAGGGCCAGCACGAACAATATACCAGCTAgaccatttgccttacatactgctaaccagggttcgatccacagcatcacatatgatcccttaaataccgccaggtatggccaaaaaaaaaaaaaaaaattagaacttttAGGTTCTACAGATGATTCTGTCACATCCAATCAGTTCTTTAGCTCAGACTTTGTGTTAGGAGAGTAGCTTTAGACAATAtgtaaccaaaaagaaaaataataataatagcaataaaggTAGCAgtattccaataaaactttataaaaataggcagtggatgggaccagagcaaagcacagtaggtagagaatttgtcttgcatgcagctggcccaagttcaatccccagcattttttttatggtcccccaagcctgccagaaatgttttctaagtgcagagccaggagtaacctttgagcaatgccagatatggctcagcaaaaaaaaaaaaaaaaaaaaatgcagtgggCTCAAAGGCCTCTGGGTGCCAATTTCTGAACCAGTCAAGTGTGGTTCAATAGAATATGCCATGGTGATAGAAAAGATCTCAACCGGACTGACCCCAATGGCAGCCAGTGCTCTTCTAGGCCTGCAGTATGGACTGAATTATTCATTGGTTTACAGGATCATTTATTGTGGCAGAAGTGGCCACACAGGCTCAGCCATGGCCAGTGACAACCAGCCAGTGCGCCTTTGGTTCCTTGGAGCTGTGACATGTTCCCAGCAGGGTGTTGTTCTATTTTACCTCTGAGGCAGAGAACAGGGAGAAGCAGCTCTGCTGACTTCTACATGGGTGGTATCCCATAGCTCGGCCCATCCTGACCTCTCTCCTCCTCTGCCCGCCTCCCCTCACCCCAGGTCTCCTACACGTTCTCCAACTACCCGCCTGGCGTCCGCTACATCTGGTTCCAGCACGGTGGTGTGGACACTCACTACTGGGCCGGCTGGTACGGTCCGAGGGTCACCAACAGCAGCATCACCATTGGGCCCTCTCTGCCCTGACGCCCCAGGGGCCCCTGGCTGCAGTACCCTGGCTGGGAATCTGCTGTCAGGGAAGGGCTGGCCCTGCATGGGGAGGTGGCGCATGGGATCCCCAAGTTTCCTAGTGTCTCCTGTGTCTCCATTCTTTTGATCTGCAGAACCCCCAAAAATGCTGGGGTTAGAGGGAGCTTTTTCACCCCAACCATAACCTGCAGGACAGGCCTTCAGAGGCCCTTTTAAGAGCGAGGGCCCATGATTGAGGTAGTATTCGTCACTCCTTTCTCTGCCATTGCCCCCAGAAACTCCCAGAACAGACAACTTTGCCTGGCCACCTGATGGTGCAAGTAGCAGGAAAGGTCATGTCTGGCTGATCACCCTGAGCGTGGAGGACAGGCCTGGTCAGGGGGTGCAGCCCTGGgctctggggtggggaggaaggccAGATGGAGATTTTTTTCATGGTCAGTCAACTCCAGATATCCCCGGACTCCTGAGAAGTTCAGACAGGCCGGGCTGGTTCTAGGAGCTGGGCTATGTGAGCCCTGAAGTGGTGGGATGGATTTGGGGTTTCAGGGAGCTCCACCACCCCCGTCCACCTCCATGCCATGACCAGCTCTCTGAGGCTTGGAGAGCACATCAAGCCCCCACACCACCGTGAACAGCTCCGTCCTCTCCCTTCTCTTGGAAGGACTTGGAATTCCAATCCAACCCACCGTGCTTTGCGCGGCCCAATAAAAGCTGTTGGTATCAGATAGTGTCTGATAGAGGGCAAACTTTACCTGGGGGAGGGTTGGATACTGACCCAGTTCGTGGCCAGCCAGAAATGTGGAAAGGGATCAAGACACCCCAAAACCAAGTATCTGGAACACACCTTGAGTGAGCGATCCTGCAACGGCTCCATCTAGATCTTCCCCTGGACTCTGGCCAGTTATGCTGGGGCCTTGGTGCTGCTTTTGCCTCTCTGCCAAGAGCACTGAGAAAATGCCCGGCACCCAGTAGGTGCTAAGTTAAATGTTCAtggttccagctataccactcctaggaatataccctaggaacacaaaaatacaatacaaaaaccccttccttacacctatattcatcgcagctctatttaccatagcaagactctggaaacaaccaagatgcccttcaacagacgaatggctaaagaaactgtggtacatatacacaatggaatattatgcagctgtcaggagagatgaagtcatgaaattttcctatacatggatgtacacggaatctattatgctgagtgaaataagtcagagagagagagaaaaacgcagaatggtctcacacatttatgggttttaagaaaaatgaaagacattcttgcaataataactttcagacacaaaagagaaaagagctggaagttccagctcacctcaggaagctcatcacaaagagtgatgagtttagttggataagtaactacattttgaactgtcctaataatgagaatgtatgagggaaattgagaacctgtttagagtacaggcgggggtcgggtggggaggagggagacttgggacattggtaatgggaatgttgcactggtgatgggtggtgttaagaaaaaaaaaaagaaaaaaagaaaaataattgtgccATTTTGATAGGACAAACAGACATTACTTCAGTTATACACCAATTACTTTATGAATCACAAGCTACAGAATACTacagttgggggccggagagagagcacaacagtgtttgccttgcaagcagccgacccaggacataaggtggttggttcaaatcccagtgtcccatatggttccccatgcctgccaggagctatttctgagcagatagccaggagtaacccctaagcactgctgggtgtgccccctcccccaaataaaaaatactacaaTTGTCTCatctttgctaaaaaaaaaaaaaaatgttcatggtTCCAGGGGTCTTTGCGCTCATAGTGCCCAGAGACTGCCCAGCTGCCCTGATGGGGAGCACAAGGCAGGGTTTCCCCATCAGAAGCCACCTCTTTGGGTATGTCCTCTGGGAAAAGGGAAATACTAAAAACCACTGGGAAGTTGGTGCCTCCTTCGCCTTTGCTGGATGTCCGTCATCCCCGGAGGCCAATCCCAGGAGGGACGAGAACTGGCCCCAGGGCTGGGGATGAGGCTCTAGGAGGGCCTGGGCAGGACGGATCTGGGGTGTCCCGGTGCATCCGTCAGGGAGCCTGGAAGGGGAGCGGGGAGGCCGACAGCAGGTGGCCAGGGCAGTCCTGGCGACCGGGGCCCAGC
This window of the Suncus etruscus isolate mSunEtr1 chromosome 6, mSunEtr1.pri.cur, whole genome shotgun sequence genome carries:
- the LOC126011559 gene encoding F-box only protein 44 isoform X3: MALENINELPENILLEVFAHVPARQLLLRCRPVCSLWRDLIDLVTLWKRKCLQEGFVTEDGDPTVADWKVFYFLRSLRRNLLHNPCAEEGFEFWSLDVNGGDEWKVEDLSRDQRKEFPNDQVKKYFVTSYYTCLKSQVVDLKAEGYWEELMDTTRPDIQVKDWFAARPDCGSKYQLCVQLLSSAHAPLGTFQPDPATIQKKSDAKWREVSYTFSNYPPGVRYIWFQHGGVDTHYWAGWYGPRVTNSSITIGPSLP
- the LOC126011559 gene encoding uncharacterized protein LOC126011559 isoform X2; this translates as MALENINELPENILLEVFAHVPARQLLLRCRPVCSLWRDLIDLVTLWKRKCLQEGFVTEDGDPTVADWKVFYFLRSLRRNLLHNPCAEEGFEFWSLDVNGGDEWKVEDLSRDQRKEFPNDQHLPQVPGGGSQGRRVLGGAHGYHTSGHPGQGLVRSPARLRVQVPAVCSAAVVRPCSSRDLPARPGHHPEEERCQVERGLLHVLQLPAWRPLHLVPARWCGHSLLGRLVRSEGHQQQHHHWALSALTPQGPLAAVPWLGICCQGRAGPAWGGGAWDPQVS
- the LOC126011559 gene encoding F-box only protein 44 isoform X6, coding for MALENINELPENILLEVFAHVPARQLLLRCRPVCSLWRDLIDLVTLWKRKCLQEGFVTEDGDPTVADWKVFYFLRSLRRNLLHNPCAEEGFEFWSLDVNGGDEWKVEDLSRDQRKEFPNDQHLPQVPGGGSQGRRVLGGAHGYHTSGHPGQGLVRSPARLRVQVPAVCSAAVVRPCSSRDLPARPGHHPEEERCQVERGLLHVLQLPAWRPLHLVPARWCGHSLLGRLARAHPWGSRPWPC
- the LOC126011559 gene encoding uncharacterized protein LOC126011559 isoform X4, whose protein sequence is MALENINELPENILLEVFAHVPARQLLLRCRPVCSLWRDLIDLVTLWKRKCLQEGFVTEDGDPTVADWKVFYFLRSLRRNLLHNPCAEEGFEFWSLDVNGGDEWKVEDLSRDQRKEFPNDQVRSPARLRVQVPAVCSAAVVRPCSSRDLPARPGHHPEEERCQVERGLLHVLQLPAWRPLHLVPARWCGHSLLGRLVRSEGHQQQHHHWALSALTPQGPLAAVPWLGICCQGRAGPAWGGGAWDPQVS
- the LOC126011559 gene encoding F-box only protein 44 isoform X1; translation: MALENINELPENILLEVFAHVPARQLLLRCRPVCSLWRDLIDLVTLWKRKCLQEGFVTEDGDPTVADWKVFYFLRSLRRNLLHNPCAEEGFEFWSLDVNGGDEWKVEDLSRDQRKEFPNDQVKKYFVTSYYTCLKSQVVDLKAEGYWEELMDTTRPDIQVKDWFAARPDCGSKYQLCVQLLSSAHAPLGTFQPDPATIQKKSDAKWREVSYTFSNYPPGVRYIWFQHGGVDTHYWAGWPERTPGDPGHGPAEHQRAAREHPPGGLRPLACPPAAALLPPCLQPVAGPHRCGDPVEAQVPAGRLHHREWGPAGG